One genomic segment of Rhodopseudomonas sp. BAL398 includes these proteins:
- the arsH gene encoding arsenical resistance protein ArsH, which yields MRTEMQDLPNINDEAFVHPDPGSLHRPMPTHRPRILLLYGSLRERSFSRFATVEAARLLQTFGAETRIFDPSGLPLPDDAPATHEKVQELRELSAWSEGQVWCSPERHGAMTGIMKAQIDWIPLSLGAVRPTQGKTLAVMQVCGGSQSFNAINQLRVLGRWMRMITIPNQSSVAKAYEQFDDAGLMKPSPYYDRIVDVMEELMKFTLLTRGVSGYLTDRYSERKETVEKLAQRLKLDEAL from the coding sequence ATGCGAACTGAAATGCAAGATTTGCCAAACATCAACGACGAAGCCTTCGTCCATCCCGATCCCGGATCACTGCATCGCCCAATGCCAACCCATCGGCCGAGGATTCTTCTGCTGTACGGGTCATTGCGCGAACGTTCGTTCAGTCGCTTCGCCACGGTGGAAGCCGCGCGTCTCCTGCAAACCTTCGGTGCGGAAACCAGGATTTTCGATCCGTCCGGCCTCCCCCTTCCGGACGACGCTCCGGCGACACACGAGAAGGTTCAGGAACTTCGCGAACTGTCGGCGTGGTCGGAAGGCCAGGTCTGGTGCAGTCCGGAGCGCCACGGTGCGATGACCGGTATCATGAAGGCGCAGATTGACTGGATTCCATTGTCGCTCGGCGCAGTACGGCCAACGCAAGGCAAAACGCTGGCCGTCATGCAGGTCTGCGGCGGTTCTCAATCGTTCAACGCCATCAACCAACTTCGTGTCCTCGGCCGATGGATGCGCATGATCACGATCCCCAACCAGTCATCGGTCGCCAAGGCTTATGAACAATTCGACGACGCGGGACTAATGAAACCGTCACCCTACTACGACCGGATCGTCGACGTCATGGAAGAGCTTATGAAGTTCACGCTGCTGACGCGGGGCGTATCCGGATATCTCACGGATCGTTACAGCGAGCGCAAGGAAACAGTGGAGAAGCTCGCACAGCGGCTCAAGCTCGACGAAGCGCTATGA
- a CDS encoding c-type cytochrome: MREFGIAALLAVALLTPALAEQGDAARGQRDFRACAPCHSLEPGRNITGPSLADLWGRKAGSLPGFDRYSDALKSSGIIWDDRALDGWLTDPKRMVPDNDMPFDGIRDSGTRADLLAFLREATKPGAAPTQSAQMQMKGRGGMMGGGRDPNLKKIEPAKQVKAITYCRDTYRVATADGKTRAFWERNLRFMTDSSNDGPEKGAPAIMPAGMMGDRAAVIFAAPDEIGRFIQKKC, translated from the coding sequence ATGAGAGAATTCGGGATCGCGGCACTGCTCGCTGTCGCATTGCTGACGCCGGCTCTCGCCGAGCAGGGCGATGCCGCACGCGGTCAGCGCGACTTCAGAGCCTGCGCGCCGTGCCACTCGCTCGAACCCGGCCGCAATATCACTGGGCCAAGTCTGGCTGACCTCTGGGGACGGAAAGCCGGGTCGCTGCCGGGTTTCGATCGCTATTCCGATGCGCTCAAATCGTCGGGAATTATCTGGGACGATCGTGCGCTCGACGGATGGTTGACCGACCCAAAGCGGATGGTGCCCGACAACGACATGCCGTTCGACGGCATCAGGGACTCCGGCACCCGCGCGGACCTGTTGGCGTTCCTCAGGGAGGCCACCAAGCCAGGAGCGGCACCCACGCAATCCGCGCAGATGCAGATGAAGGGCAGGGGCGGAATGATGGGCGGAGGCCGCGACCCAAATCTGAAGAAGATCGAGCCCGCCAAGCAGGTAAAGGCGATCACCTATTGCCGTGATACTTATCGGGTTGCTACCGCCGACGGAAAGACGCGTGCGTTCTGGGAACGCAATCTTCGCTTCATGACCGATTCAAGCAACGACGGGCCAGAGAAAGGTGCGCCCGCGATTATGCCTGCGGGAATGATGGGGGATCGTGCGGCGGTGATCTTCGCAGCACCTGATGAGATCGGAAGGTTCATCCAAAAAAAATGCTAG
- a CDS encoding efflux RND transporter permease subunit, whose protein sequence is MIARLIAWSARNLLLVLFGAGFAAAAGIYALVHLPLDAIPDLSDTQVIVYTEYPGQAPQVVEDQVTYPLATAMLTVPKSKVVRGFSFFGVSFVYVIFEDGTDIYWARSRVLEFLNGAASRLPSGVTPTIGPDATGVGWVYQYAVMSKELNLADTRAIQDWNLKFALAKAEGVAEVASVGGFVKQYNVVLDPQRMRDLGITMQKMRDAIRASNADVGGRTVELSEFEYVIRGKGYLKDINDLGNIVLKTNNGTPVLLKDVARVELGPDERRGITELNGEGEVTSGIVLQRFGVNALDVINNVKKRFQEIASSLPKSVEIVPVYDRSTLINRAIDTLKHTLFEESIVVALVCIIFLLHVRSALVAILMLPVGVLMAFGAMKLLGLGSNIMSLGGIAIAIGAMVDAAIVMIENAHKHLERGEPGRSRIGILIDAATEVGPALFFSLLIITVSFMPIFTLESQEGRLFSPLAFTKTFAMAAAALLSVTLVPALMVIFVRGQIVPEHKNPINRFLIWIYRPVIKGVLRAKTLVVLLAVAVLAATVWPARQLGTEFMPNLNEGTLLYMPTTLPGISVTKAAELLQTQDRIIRSFPEVASVFGKAGRASTATDPAPSEMFETVINLKPTEQWRSGVTVDSLTAEMDKALQFPGVSNAWTMPIKARIDMLSTGIRTPVGVKVIGPDLAGIDKLAKQVERVLKAVPGTSSAYAERGIGGYYLDITPNRMALARYGIMIQDVQEVIATALGGQTVTTTVEGRQRFTVNMRYPRDLRDNPRKIASDVLVPMPQGGAVPLGEVAKITLDRGPTSIRTENGQLATYVYVDIRDRDLGGYVTDAQKAVQASIAFPPGYYVVWSGQYEYLERATARLKIVVPVTLLIIFLLLYLNFRSITETMIVMLSLPFALVGGLWLMWLLNFNLSVAVAVGFIALAGVAAETGVVMLIYLNQAFDEVKLRCTLKGRKVTRRHLYDAIMEGAVERVRPKMMTVVAIMAGLLPIMWSTGTGSEIMQRIAVPMIGGMISSTLLTLIVIPAIFGLVKGFRLPNGGSGGDPSVMPSAPAKRLPQHIPEPAK, encoded by the coding sequence ATGATCGCCCGACTGATCGCCTGGTCGGCCCGCAATCTGCTGCTGGTGCTATTCGGCGCCGGATTCGCGGCTGCCGCGGGCATTTATGCGCTGGTCCATCTGCCGCTCGACGCGATTCCGGACCTCTCCGATACGCAAGTCATCGTCTACACCGAGTATCCCGGCCAGGCACCGCAGGTGGTCGAGGATCAGGTGACTTATCCGCTCGCGACGGCGATGCTGACTGTGCCGAAGTCCAAAGTGGTCCGTGGCTTCTCGTTCTTCGGCGTGTCGTTCGTCTACGTGATTTTCGAAGACGGCACCGACATCTACTGGGCGCGTTCGCGCGTGCTGGAATTTCTCAACGGCGCGGCGTCACGCTTACCATCGGGCGTGACGCCCACCATCGGGCCGGACGCGACGGGCGTTGGTTGGGTTTACCAATACGCGGTGATGTCGAAGGAATTGAACCTCGCCGATACGCGCGCCATCCAGGATTGGAATCTGAAATTCGCCTTGGCGAAGGCTGAAGGCGTGGCCGAGGTCGCCAGCGTCGGTGGCTTCGTCAAGCAATACAATGTTGTTCTCGATCCGCAGCGGATGCGTGATCTCGGCATCACCATGCAGAAGATGCGCGACGCGATCCGCGCCAGCAATGCCGACGTCGGCGGCCGCACCGTCGAGTTGTCGGAGTTCGAATATGTCATCCGCGGCAAGGGCTATCTGAAAGACATCAACGACCTTGGCAACATCGTCCTGAAGACGAACAATGGCACGCCGGTGCTGCTCAAGGACGTCGCCCGCGTTGAACTTGGTCCAGACGAACGCCGCGGCATCACCGAACTGAACGGCGAGGGAGAGGTCACGAGCGGCATCGTCCTGCAGCGCTTCGGCGTCAACGCCCTCGACGTCATCAACAACGTCAAGAAGCGCTTTCAGGAGATCGCCAGCAGCCTGCCGAAATCGGTCGAGATCGTCCCGGTCTACGATCGATCCACCTTGATCAACAGAGCCATCGATACCCTCAAGCACACGTTGTTCGAGGAAAGCATCGTCGTCGCGCTGGTCTGCATCATATTCCTGCTGCATGTCAGGAGCGCTCTGGTGGCGATCCTGATGCTGCCGGTCGGCGTGCTGATGGCGTTCGGTGCGATGAAGCTGCTGGGTCTTGGTTCAAACATCATGAGTCTCGGCGGCATCGCGATCGCGATCGGGGCCATGGTGGACGCCGCCATCGTCATGATCGAGAACGCCCACAAGCATCTGGAACGGGGTGAGCCGGGGCGTTCGCGGATCGGCATCCTGATCGACGCGGCCACCGAAGTCGGTCCCGCACTGTTCTTCAGCCTGTTGATCATTACCGTCTCGTTCATGCCGATCTTCACGCTGGAATCGCAGGAGGGGCGTCTGTTCAGTCCGCTTGCCTTCACCAAGACGTTTGCGATGGCGGCAGCCGCGCTTTTGTCGGTCACGCTGGTGCCAGCGCTGATGGTGATTTTCGTCCGGGGCCAGATCGTTCCGGAGCACAAGAATCCGATCAATCGGTTCCTGATCTGGATTTATCGGCCAGTGATCAAGGGCGTATTGCGCGCCAAGACGCTGGTGGTCCTGCTCGCCGTTGCCGTGCTTGCAGCCACCGTTTGGCCCGCAAGGCAGCTTGGCACCGAGTTCATGCCCAACCTCAACGAAGGCACGTTGCTCTACATGCCGACCACCTTGCCCGGCATCTCGGTTACGAAAGCGGCCGAACTGCTGCAGACCCAGGACCGGATCATCCGGTCGTTTCCGGAAGTGGCCTCGGTATTCGGCAAGGCCGGACGGGCTTCCACGGCAACCGACCCGGCCCCTTCAGAAATGTTCGAGACCGTGATCAACCTCAAGCCCACGGAGCAATGGCGGTCGGGCGTGACGGTTGACAGCCTCACAGCGGAGATGGACAAGGCGTTGCAGTTCCCGGGCGTCTCCAATGCCTGGACCATGCCAATCAAGGCCCGTATCGACATGCTGTCGACCGGAATCCGGACACCGGTCGGCGTCAAGGTGATCGGCCCCGATCTGGCTGGGATCGACAAGCTGGCGAAACAGGTCGAGCGGGTTCTAAAGGCGGTGCCGGGCACATCGTCGGCTTATGCCGAGCGCGGTATCGGCGGATACTATCTCGACATAACGCCCAACCGGATGGCGCTGGCGCGTTACGGCATCATGATTCAGGATGTCCAGGAGGTGATCGCCACCGCGCTGGGCGGTCAGACGGTGACCACGACCGTTGAGGGCCGCCAGCGCTTCACCGTCAATATGCGGTATCCCCGGGACCTCCGTGACAATCCTCGAAAGATCGCGTCCGACGTCCTGGTGCCGATGCCGCAGGGTGGTGCCGTCCCGCTCGGCGAGGTCGCCAAGATCACGCTGGATCGCGGGCCGACCTCGATCCGGACGGAGAATGGGCAACTCGCGACGTATGTTTACGTCGACATTCGCGACCGCGATCTCGGCGGCTATGTCACCGATGCGCAGAAGGCAGTCCAGGCCAGCATCGCGTTTCCACCGGGCTATTACGTGGTCTGGAGCGGCCAGTACGAATATCTCGAGCGTGCCACCGCGCGGTTGAAAATCGTAGTGCCGGTGACGCTGCTGATCATCTTCCTGCTGCTGTACCTCAACTTCCGCTCCATCACCGAAACCATGATTGTGATGCTGTCGCTGCCGTTCGCGCTGGTTGGCGGCCTGTGGCTGATGTGGTTGTTGAACTTCAACCTGTCCGTCGCCGTTGCCGTCGGTTTCATCGCGCTGGCAGGCGTCGCCGCCGAAACCGGGGTGGTGATGCTGATCTATCTCAATCAGGCCTTTGATGAGGTCAAACTGCGATGCACGCTCAAGGGCCGGAAGGTTACGCGTCGACACCTCTATGACGCGATCATGGAAGGCGCGGTCGAGCGGGTGCGGCCGAAGATGATGACGGTCGTTGCTATCATGGCGGGCCTGCTGCCGATCATGTGGAGCACCGGTACCGGTTCCGAAATCATGCAGCGGATCGCGGTGCCGATGATCGGCGGCATGATCTCGTCGACGTTGCTGACGCTGATCGTGATCCCGGCGATCTTCGGCTTGGTCAAGGGATTCAGACTTCCGAACGGCGGCAGCGGCGGCGATCCATCTGTAATGCCTTCGGCTCCTGCAAAGAGACTACCGCAGCATATTCCGGAACCAGCCAAATGA
- a CDS encoding efflux RND transporter periplasmic adaptor subunit has translation MTRAAFVSAAAAALIVALGGGFVIGRMPVRLSEPSGIAIIAPAAARTTGAPIYYQDPDGKPSYSLTPKKTEDGRDYHSVPADADISFDEAEASDARETKSAEAKSERKIKYYRNPMGLPDTSPTPKKDSMGMDYIAVYEGDDTDDGSVKLSPGKIQRTGVQSEPTTRRVIRTLIRAPGTIQLDERRVSVISMRAESWVQKVANVTTGTQVSKGQPLMEIYSPAVASAAAEYISTINSPAIGGVERYGRGSRQRLMNLDVPDKAIVAMEKSRTVPISIEWSAPSDGIVLERNAIEGMRAQPGDVLFRVADTSVVWAMVDVAERDLGVLAVGQSVRVKARSFPGRTFSGAVGVIYPQVNKETRTARVRVELPNPDGILLPDMYVDAEIDTGKPEPVLSIPESAVLDTGARQSVLVDKGQGRFEPREVKLGHRGGDYVEVSEGLAEGDPVVVSANFLIDAESNLKAALKGFSEAGGQP, from the coding sequence ATGACCCGCGCCGCCTTTGTCAGCGCCGCCGCAGCCGCATTGATCGTGGCGCTTGGAGGCGGATTCGTCATTGGCCGCATGCCAGTTCGGCTGAGTGAACCATCAGGCATCGCCATCATTGCGCCGGCAGCCGCGCGGACAACCGGCGCGCCGATCTACTACCAGGACCCCGATGGAAAGCCTTCGTATTCGCTGACGCCCAAGAAGACCGAAGACGGTCGGGACTACCATTCCGTTCCGGCAGATGCGGATATCAGTTTTGACGAAGCTGAAGCGTCAGACGCACGGGAGACCAAATCCGCCGAGGCCAAGTCCGAGCGGAAGATCAAATACTACCGCAACCCGATGGGACTTCCGGACACGTCGCCGACGCCAAAGAAGGACTCGATGGGGATGGACTACATCGCTGTCTATGAGGGCGACGACACCGACGATGGCTCGGTCAAGCTGTCGCCCGGCAAGATTCAGCGCACTGGGGTTCAGTCTGAGCCAACTACTCGCCGCGTGATCCGGACATTGATCCGCGCACCCGGCACCATCCAGCTCGACGAGCGCCGCGTCTCGGTTATTTCCATGCGGGCCGAGAGTTGGGTGCAGAAGGTCGCCAACGTGACCACCGGTACGCAGGTCAGCAAAGGCCAGCCGCTGATGGAGATCTACAGCCCGGCGGTCGCCTCCGCGGCTGCCGAGTACATTTCAACGATCAATTCGCCGGCGATCGGGGGCGTTGAGCGATATGGACGCGGCTCGCGGCAGCGGCTGATGAATCTCGACGTTCCGGACAAGGCGATTGTCGCGATGGAGAAGAGCCGCACGGTGCCGATCTCGATCGAATGGTCGGCACCGAGCGACGGCATCGTACTGGAACGCAACGCCATTGAGGGCATGCGGGCGCAGCCGGGCGATGTCCTGTTCCGAGTCGCCGATACCTCGGTTGTATGGGCCATGGTCGATGTAGCGGAACGCGATCTCGGCGTCTTGGCGGTCGGTCAATCGGTTAGGGTGAAAGCCCGAAGCTTTCCCGGCCGTACATTTTCCGGAGCAGTCGGCGTGATCTATCCGCAAGTGAATAAAGAAACCCGCACCGCACGGGTGCGGGTCGAACTGCCCAATCCGGACGGCATTCTGCTTCCCGATATGTACGTCGACGCTGAGATCGACACCGGAAAGCCCGAACCGGTGCTGTCCATTCCGGAGAGCGCGGTTCTCGATACCGGCGCCCGGCAATCGGTGCTCGTCGACAAGGGGCAGGGAAGATTCGAACCGCGCGAGGTGAAGTTGGGCCATCGTGGAGGTGACTATGTCGAAGTCAGTGAGGGGCTCGCTGAAGGTGACCCCGTGGTTGTCTCCGCCAACTTCCTGATCGACGCTGAAAGCAATCTGAAGGCCGCATTGAAGGGCTTCTCGGAAGCGGGAGGCCAGCCATGA
- a CDS encoding FixH family protein, with protein MKRFNNARAFQAVLISLAMAGSVTLARADIKDYEFQLVDQTVKKGDAIISVRLVRKRDGKPVPNAVIFATRLDMAPDGMAEMATKIAPMPGTESGVYRFKAAVTMQGRWQLSIGAKVQGETGTVENKLVILVQQ; from the coding sequence ATGAAGCGTTTCAATAACGCGCGCGCCTTTCAGGCCGTGCTCATTAGCCTTGCCATGGCCGGCTCGGTCACACTCGCGCGCGCCGATATCAAGGACTACGAATTCCAACTCGTCGATCAAACCGTCAAGAAGGGCGACGCGATCATCTCCGTACGGTTGGTGCGCAAGCGGGACGGGAAGCCCGTTCCGAACGCCGTGATCTTTGCGACTCGCTTGGACATGGCTCCGGACGGCATGGCAGAGATGGCGACCAAGATCGCGCCGATGCCGGGCACCGAATCTGGCGTCTATCGGTTCAAAGCCGCTGTCACGATGCAGGGCCGGTGGCAACTTTCCATAGGTGCCAAGGTGCAGGGTGAGACCGGCACCGTCGAGAACAAGCTCGTCATCTTGGTGCAGCAATGA
- a CDS encoding class I SAM-dependent methyltransferase, whose product MIKSSIKQGSPGLLVRYRFWVAKLFYNLSFAILARDASWQEELVASLKPKAGDRILNFGPHSSSTAISLALRYPEATFVIVDPNSKAAERMRLSAARKQLGNITVVHASLLGKLPLNAGSFDAVICTLALHDSPPEEKLGIIKEMGRVLRHGGTLRAVDFDKPENAKERRILELAARISGAAAVTPHFDGSWVDFLAKAGLAGASRMSSHSFESGRISIVKARKR is encoded by the coding sequence GTGATCAAGTCATCTATCAAGCAAGGTTCGCCAGGACTATTAGTCCGGTACCGATTTTGGGTTGCTAAACTGTTTTATAATCTTTCGTTTGCCATCTTGGCTCGCGATGCAAGCTGGCAGGAAGAACTCGTCGCTTCTCTTAAGCCCAAGGCAGGTGATCGGATACTCAATTTTGGGCCGCACAGTTCCTCCACGGCGATTTCGCTCGCGCTTCGATATCCCGAAGCAACTTTCGTCATTGTGGACCCAAACTCAAAGGCTGCCGAAAGGATGCGGCTTAGTGCTGCTCGGAAGCAGCTCGGGAACATTACTGTTGTTCACGCTTCTCTTCTGGGCAAGCTTCCGCTGAACGCAGGTTCGTTCGACGCGGTTATTTGTACGCTTGCGCTCCATGACAGTCCTCCGGAGGAGAAGCTCGGCATTATTAAAGAGATGGGCCGGGTTCTACGGCATGGTGGGACGTTACGAGCAGTCGATTTCGACAAGCCGGAAAATGCTAAAGAACGGCGGATTCTCGAGCTAGCGGCACGCATCTCAGGAGCCGCTGCGGTAACGCCACACTTCGACGGTAGTTGGGTTGATTTTCTAGCGAAAGCTGGCCTCGCAGGCGCGTCACGGATGTCATCTCATTCATTCGAGTCAGGACGGATTTCGATCGTGAAGGCACGAAAGCGCTAA